From Acinonyx jubatus isolate Ajub_Pintada_27869175 chromosome B2, VMU_Ajub_asm_v1.0, whole genome shotgun sequence, a single genomic window includes:
- the BRD2 gene encoding bromodomain-containing protein 2 isoform X3: MDMGTIKRRLENNYYWAASECMQDFNTMFTNCYIYNKPTDDIVLMAQTLEKIFLQKVASMPQEEQELVVTIPKNSHKKGAKLAALQGSITSAHQVPAVSSVSHTALYTPPPEIPTTVLNIPHPSVISSPLLKSLHSAGPPLLAVSAAPPAQPLAKKKGVKRKADTTTPTPTAILAPGSPASPPGSLEPKAARLPPMRRESGRPIKPPRKDLPDSQQQHQSSKKGKLSEQLKHCNGILKELLSKKHAAYAWPFYKPVDASALGLHDYHDIIKHPMDLSTVKRKMENRDYRDAQEFAADVRLMFSNCYKYNPPDHDVVAMARKLQDVFEFRYAKMPDEPLEPGPLPVSTALPPGLAKSSSESSSEESSSESSSEEEEEEDEEDEEEEEESESSDSEEERAHRLAELQEQLRAVHEQLAALSQGPISKPKRKREKKEKKKKRKAEKHRGRAGVDEEDKGTRAPRPSQPKKSKKASGSGGGSAATLGPPGFGPSGGSGTKLPKKATKTAPPALPTGYDSEEEEESRPMSYDEKRQLSLDINKLPGEKLGRVVHIIQAREPSLRDSNPEEIEIDFETLKPSTLRELERYVLSCLRKKPRKPYTIKKPVGKTKEELALEKKRELEKRLQDVSGQLNSTKKPPKKASEKTESSSSAQQVAVSRLSASSSSSDSSSSSSSSSSSDTSDSDSG, translated from the exons ATGGATATGGGTACTATTAAGAGGAGACTTGAAAACAACTATTACTGGGCTGCCTCAGAGTGTATGCAGGATTTTAACACCATGTTCACCAATTGTTACATCTACAACAAG CCCACTGATGATATTGTCCTGATGGcacaaacattagaaaagatcTTTCTACAGAAAGTAGCATCGATGCCACAAGAGGAACAAGAGCTTGTGGTGACCATCCCTAAGAACAGCCACAAGAAGGGGGCCAAATTGGCAG cactccAGGGCAGTATTACAAGTGCCCATCAGGTGCCTGCTGTTTCTTCTGTGTCTCACACAGCCCTATATACTCCACCACCTGAGATACCTACCACTGTTCTCAACATTCCCCATCCGTCGGTcatctcttctccccttctcaaGTCTTTACACTCAGCTGGACCCCCGCTCCTTGCAGTCTCTGCagctcccccagcccagccccttgCCAAG aaaaAAGGCGTAAAGCGGAAAGCAGATACTACCACACCTACTCCTACAGCCATCCTGGCTCCTGGTTCCCCAGCTAGCCCccctgggagtctggagcctaaGGCAGCACGTCTTCCCCCTATGCGTAGAGAGAGTGGCCGCCCTATCAAGCCCCCACGCAAAGACTTACCTGACTCTCAGCAACAACACCAGAGTTCCAAAAAAGGAAAGCTGTCAGAACAGTTAAAACATTGCAATGGCATTTTGAAAGAGTTGCTCTCTAAGAAGCATGCTGCCTATGCCTGGCCTTTCTATAAACCAGTGGACGCTTCTGCTCTTGGCCTGCATGACTACCATGACATCATTAAGCACCCCATGGACCTCAGCACTGTCAAG CGGAAGATGGAGAATCGTGATTACCGGGATGCACAGGAGTTCGCTGCTGATGTGCGGCTTATGTTCTCCAACTGCTATAAGTACAATCCCCCAGACCACGATGTTGTGGCCATGGCACGAAAGCTGCAG GATGTATTTGAGTTCCGTTACGCCAAGATGCCAGATGAACCACTGGAACCAGGGCCTTTACCAGTCTCTACTGCCTTGCCACCTGGGTTGGCCAAATCCTCTTCAGAGTCCTCCAGCGAAGAAAGTAGCAGTGAGAGCTCttctgaggaagaagaggaagaagatgaggaggatgaagaggaagaagaagagagtgaAAGCTCAGACTCTGAGGAAGAAAGGGCTCATAGATTGGCTGAACTACAGGAACAG ctcCGGGCAGTACATGAACAACTGGCTGCCCTGTCCCAAGGCCCAATATCCAAGCCAAAgcggaagagagaaaaaaaagagaaaaagaagaaacggAAGGCAGAGAAGCATCGCGGCCGAGCTGGGGTTGATGAAGAGGACAAGGGAACTCGGGCACCTCGCCCATCTCAGCCCAAGAAGTCCAAGAAAGCAAGTGGCAGTGGGGGTGGCAGTGCTGCTACACTAGGTCCCCCTGGCTTTGGACCTTCTGGAGGAAGTGGTACCAA aCTGCCCAAAAAGGCCACAAAGACCGCTCCACCTGCCCTGCCTACAGGCTATGattcagaggaagaagaagaaagcagacCCATGAGTTACGATGAAAAACGGCAGTTGAGTTTGGACATCAACAAATTACCTGGGGAGAAACTGGGTCGAGTCGTGCACATAATCCAGGCCAGGGAGCCTTCTTTACGTGACTCAAACCCAGAAGAGATTGAGATTGATTTTGAAACCCTCAAGCCATCCACGCTTCGAGAGCTTGAGCGTTATGTCCTTTCCTGCCTAAGAAAGAAACCTCGGAAGCCCTATA ccaTTAAGAAACCTGTGGGAAAGACAAAGGAGGAGCTGGCTTTGGAAAAGAAGCGGGAACTAGAAAAGAGGTTACAGGATGTTAGTGGGCAGCTCAATTCCACCAAAAAGCCCCCCAAGAAAG CAAGTGAGAAAACGGAGTCCTCCTCGTCGGCACAGCAAGTAGCAGTGTCACGCCTCAGCGCTTCCAGCTCCAGCTCAGATTCCAGTTCCTCCTCTTCATCATCCTCTTCTTCAGACACCAGTGATTCAGACTCAGGCTAA
- the BRD2 gene encoding bromodomain-containing protein 2 isoform X1 codes for MLQNVTPHSKLPGEGNAGLLGLGPEAAAPGKRIRKPSLLYEGFESPTMASVPALQLTPANPPPPEVSNPKKPGRVTNQLQYLHKVVMKALWKHQFAWPFRQPVDAVKLGLPDYHKIIKQPMDMGTIKRRLENNYYWAASECMQDFNTMFTNCYIYNKPTDDIVLMAQTLEKIFLQKVASMPQEEQELVVTIPKNSHKKGAKLAALQGSITSAHQVPAVSSVSHTALYTPPPEIPTTVLNIPHPSVISSPLLKSLHSAGPPLLAVSAAPPAQPLAKKKGVKRKADTTTPTPTAILAPGSPASPPGSLEPKAARLPPMRRESGRPIKPPRKDLPDSQQQHQSSKKGKLSEQLKHCNGILKELLSKKHAAYAWPFYKPVDASALGLHDYHDIIKHPMDLSTVKRKMENRDYRDAQEFAADVRLMFSNCYKYNPPDHDVVAMARKLQDVFEFRYAKMPDEPLEPGPLPVSTALPPGLAKSSSESSSEESSSESSSEEEEEEDEEDEEEEEESESSDSEEERAHRLAELQEQLRAVHEQLAALSQGPISKPKRKREKKEKKKKRKAEKHRGRAGVDEEDKGTRAPRPSQPKKSKKASGSGGGSAATLGPPGFGPSGGSGTKLPKKATKTAPPALPTGYDSEEEEESRPMSYDEKRQLSLDINKLPGEKLGRVVHIIQAREPSLRDSNPEEIEIDFETLKPSTLRELERYVLSCLRKKPRKPYTIKKPVGKTKEELALEKKRELEKRLQDVSGQLNSTKKPPKKASEKTESSSSAQQVAVSRLSASSSSSDSSSSSSSSSSSDTSDSDSG; via the exons GCTCCCTGGGGAGGGGAATGCAGGGTTACTGGGGCTGGGCCCAGAGGCAGCAGCACCAGGGAAAAGGATTCGAAAGCCCTCCCTGTTGTATGAGGGATTTGAGAGCCCCACAATGGCTTCAGTGCCGGCTTTACAACTGACCCCTGCCAACCCACCACCCCCGGAGGTGTCCAATCCCAAAAAGCCAGGACGGGTTACCAACCAGCTGCAGTACCTGCACAAGGTGGTGATGAAGGCTCTGTGGAAACATCAGTTTGCATGGCCTTTCAGGCAGCCTGTGGATGCAGTCAAACTGGGTCTGCCG gattatcacaaaataataaagcaacCTATGGATATGGGTACTATTAAGAGGAGACTTGAAAACAACTATTACTGGGCTGCCTCAGAGTGTATGCAGGATTTTAACACCATGTTCACCAATTGTTACATCTACAACAAG CCCACTGATGATATTGTCCTGATGGcacaaacattagaaaagatcTTTCTACAGAAAGTAGCATCGATGCCACAAGAGGAACAAGAGCTTGTGGTGACCATCCCTAAGAACAGCCACAAGAAGGGGGCCAAATTGGCAG cactccAGGGCAGTATTACAAGTGCCCATCAGGTGCCTGCTGTTTCTTCTGTGTCTCACACAGCCCTATATACTCCACCACCTGAGATACCTACCACTGTTCTCAACATTCCCCATCCGTCGGTcatctcttctccccttctcaaGTCTTTACACTCAGCTGGACCCCCGCTCCTTGCAGTCTCTGCagctcccccagcccagccccttgCCAAG aaaaAAGGCGTAAAGCGGAAAGCAGATACTACCACACCTACTCCTACAGCCATCCTGGCTCCTGGTTCCCCAGCTAGCCCccctgggagtctggagcctaaGGCAGCACGTCTTCCCCCTATGCGTAGAGAGAGTGGCCGCCCTATCAAGCCCCCACGCAAAGACTTACCTGACTCTCAGCAACAACACCAGAGTTCCAAAAAAGGAAAGCTGTCAGAACAGTTAAAACATTGCAATGGCATTTTGAAAGAGTTGCTCTCTAAGAAGCATGCTGCCTATGCCTGGCCTTTCTATAAACCAGTGGACGCTTCTGCTCTTGGCCTGCATGACTACCATGACATCATTAAGCACCCCATGGACCTCAGCACTGTCAAG CGGAAGATGGAGAATCGTGATTACCGGGATGCACAGGAGTTCGCTGCTGATGTGCGGCTTATGTTCTCCAACTGCTATAAGTACAATCCCCCAGACCACGATGTTGTGGCCATGGCACGAAAGCTGCAG GATGTATTTGAGTTCCGTTACGCCAAGATGCCAGATGAACCACTGGAACCAGGGCCTTTACCAGTCTCTACTGCCTTGCCACCTGGGTTGGCCAAATCCTCTTCAGAGTCCTCCAGCGAAGAAAGTAGCAGTGAGAGCTCttctgaggaagaagaggaagaagatgaggaggatgaagaggaagaagaagagagtgaAAGCTCAGACTCTGAGGAAGAAAGGGCTCATAGATTGGCTGAACTACAGGAACAG ctcCGGGCAGTACATGAACAACTGGCTGCCCTGTCCCAAGGCCCAATATCCAAGCCAAAgcggaagagagaaaaaaaagagaaaaagaagaaacggAAGGCAGAGAAGCATCGCGGCCGAGCTGGGGTTGATGAAGAGGACAAGGGAACTCGGGCACCTCGCCCATCTCAGCCCAAGAAGTCCAAGAAAGCAAGTGGCAGTGGGGGTGGCAGTGCTGCTACACTAGGTCCCCCTGGCTTTGGACCTTCTGGAGGAAGTGGTACCAA aCTGCCCAAAAAGGCCACAAAGACCGCTCCACCTGCCCTGCCTACAGGCTATGattcagaggaagaagaagaaagcagacCCATGAGTTACGATGAAAAACGGCAGTTGAGTTTGGACATCAACAAATTACCTGGGGAGAAACTGGGTCGAGTCGTGCACATAATCCAGGCCAGGGAGCCTTCTTTACGTGACTCAAACCCAGAAGAGATTGAGATTGATTTTGAAACCCTCAAGCCATCCACGCTTCGAGAGCTTGAGCGTTATGTCCTTTCCTGCCTAAGAAAGAAACCTCGGAAGCCCTATA ccaTTAAGAAACCTGTGGGAAAGACAAAGGAGGAGCTGGCTTTGGAAAAGAAGCGGGAACTAGAAAAGAGGTTACAGGATGTTAGTGGGCAGCTCAATTCCACCAAAAAGCCCCCCAAGAAAG CAAGTGAGAAAACGGAGTCCTCCTCGTCGGCACAGCAAGTAGCAGTGTCACGCCTCAGCGCTTCCAGCTCCAGCTCAGATTCCAGTTCCTCCTCTTCATCATCCTCTTCTTCAGACACCAGTGATTCAGACTCAGGCTAA
- the BRD2 gene encoding bromodomain-containing protein 2 isoform X2 yields MASVPALQLTPANPPPPEVSNPKKPGRVTNQLQYLHKVVMKALWKHQFAWPFRQPVDAVKLGLPDYHKIIKQPMDMGTIKRRLENNYYWAASECMQDFNTMFTNCYIYNKPTDDIVLMAQTLEKIFLQKVASMPQEEQELVVTIPKNSHKKGAKLAALQGSITSAHQVPAVSSVSHTALYTPPPEIPTTVLNIPHPSVISSPLLKSLHSAGPPLLAVSAAPPAQPLAKKKGVKRKADTTTPTPTAILAPGSPASPPGSLEPKAARLPPMRRESGRPIKPPRKDLPDSQQQHQSSKKGKLSEQLKHCNGILKELLSKKHAAYAWPFYKPVDASALGLHDYHDIIKHPMDLSTVKRKMENRDYRDAQEFAADVRLMFSNCYKYNPPDHDVVAMARKLQDVFEFRYAKMPDEPLEPGPLPVSTALPPGLAKSSSESSSEESSSESSSEEEEEEDEEDEEEEEESESSDSEEERAHRLAELQEQLRAVHEQLAALSQGPISKPKRKREKKEKKKKRKAEKHRGRAGVDEEDKGTRAPRPSQPKKSKKASGSGGGSAATLGPPGFGPSGGSGTKLPKKATKTAPPALPTGYDSEEEEESRPMSYDEKRQLSLDINKLPGEKLGRVVHIIQAREPSLRDSNPEEIEIDFETLKPSTLRELERYVLSCLRKKPRKPYTIKKPVGKTKEELALEKKRELEKRLQDVSGQLNSTKKPPKKASEKTESSSSAQQVAVSRLSASSSSSDSSSSSSSSSSSDTSDSDSG; encoded by the exons ATGGCTTCAGTGCCGGCTTTACAACTGACCCCTGCCAACCCACCACCCCCGGAGGTGTCCAATCCCAAAAAGCCAGGACGGGTTACCAACCAGCTGCAGTACCTGCACAAGGTGGTGATGAAGGCTCTGTGGAAACATCAGTTTGCATGGCCTTTCAGGCAGCCTGTGGATGCAGTCAAACTGGGTCTGCCG gattatcacaaaataataaagcaacCTATGGATATGGGTACTATTAAGAGGAGACTTGAAAACAACTATTACTGGGCTGCCTCAGAGTGTATGCAGGATTTTAACACCATGTTCACCAATTGTTACATCTACAACAAG CCCACTGATGATATTGTCCTGATGGcacaaacattagaaaagatcTTTCTACAGAAAGTAGCATCGATGCCACAAGAGGAACAAGAGCTTGTGGTGACCATCCCTAAGAACAGCCACAAGAAGGGGGCCAAATTGGCAG cactccAGGGCAGTATTACAAGTGCCCATCAGGTGCCTGCTGTTTCTTCTGTGTCTCACACAGCCCTATATACTCCACCACCTGAGATACCTACCACTGTTCTCAACATTCCCCATCCGTCGGTcatctcttctccccttctcaaGTCTTTACACTCAGCTGGACCCCCGCTCCTTGCAGTCTCTGCagctcccccagcccagccccttgCCAAG aaaaAAGGCGTAAAGCGGAAAGCAGATACTACCACACCTACTCCTACAGCCATCCTGGCTCCTGGTTCCCCAGCTAGCCCccctgggagtctggagcctaaGGCAGCACGTCTTCCCCCTATGCGTAGAGAGAGTGGCCGCCCTATCAAGCCCCCACGCAAAGACTTACCTGACTCTCAGCAACAACACCAGAGTTCCAAAAAAGGAAAGCTGTCAGAACAGTTAAAACATTGCAATGGCATTTTGAAAGAGTTGCTCTCTAAGAAGCATGCTGCCTATGCCTGGCCTTTCTATAAACCAGTGGACGCTTCTGCTCTTGGCCTGCATGACTACCATGACATCATTAAGCACCCCATGGACCTCAGCACTGTCAAG CGGAAGATGGAGAATCGTGATTACCGGGATGCACAGGAGTTCGCTGCTGATGTGCGGCTTATGTTCTCCAACTGCTATAAGTACAATCCCCCAGACCACGATGTTGTGGCCATGGCACGAAAGCTGCAG GATGTATTTGAGTTCCGTTACGCCAAGATGCCAGATGAACCACTGGAACCAGGGCCTTTACCAGTCTCTACTGCCTTGCCACCTGGGTTGGCCAAATCCTCTTCAGAGTCCTCCAGCGAAGAAAGTAGCAGTGAGAGCTCttctgaggaagaagaggaagaagatgaggaggatgaagaggaagaagaagagagtgaAAGCTCAGACTCTGAGGAAGAAAGGGCTCATAGATTGGCTGAACTACAGGAACAG ctcCGGGCAGTACATGAACAACTGGCTGCCCTGTCCCAAGGCCCAATATCCAAGCCAAAgcggaagagagaaaaaaaagagaaaaagaagaaacggAAGGCAGAGAAGCATCGCGGCCGAGCTGGGGTTGATGAAGAGGACAAGGGAACTCGGGCACCTCGCCCATCTCAGCCCAAGAAGTCCAAGAAAGCAAGTGGCAGTGGGGGTGGCAGTGCTGCTACACTAGGTCCCCCTGGCTTTGGACCTTCTGGAGGAAGTGGTACCAA aCTGCCCAAAAAGGCCACAAAGACCGCTCCACCTGCCCTGCCTACAGGCTATGattcagaggaagaagaagaaagcagacCCATGAGTTACGATGAAAAACGGCAGTTGAGTTTGGACATCAACAAATTACCTGGGGAGAAACTGGGTCGAGTCGTGCACATAATCCAGGCCAGGGAGCCTTCTTTACGTGACTCAAACCCAGAAGAGATTGAGATTGATTTTGAAACCCTCAAGCCATCCACGCTTCGAGAGCTTGAGCGTTATGTCCTTTCCTGCCTAAGAAAGAAACCTCGGAAGCCCTATA ccaTTAAGAAACCTGTGGGAAAGACAAAGGAGGAGCTGGCTTTGGAAAAGAAGCGGGAACTAGAAAAGAGGTTACAGGATGTTAGTGGGCAGCTCAATTCCACCAAAAAGCCCCCCAAGAAAG CAAGTGAGAAAACGGAGTCCTCCTCGTCGGCACAGCAAGTAGCAGTGTCACGCCTCAGCGCTTCCAGCTCCAGCTCAGATTCCAGTTCCTCCTCTTCATCATCCTCTTCTTCAGACACCAGTGATTCAGACTCAGGCTAA